The genomic stretch GTGCGACGCATGTGTGACGTCATATCCTGCTGTTTCTGCGGCGGCGAAACCCTTCCAGACGTGCAGTCCTCCGGAAAAGTCTGGACCTAGTCTTGGTTCAAGACCTAGTCTTGGTTCAAGACCTAGTCCTGCTTCAAGACCTAGTTCTGGTACTACAACTAGTCCTGGTTCTAGACCTAGTCCTGGTTCAGAACCTAGTCCTGGTTCTAGACCTAGTCCTGATTGAAGACCTAGTCCTGGTTCAAGACCTAGTCCTTGTTTAATACCTAGTCCTGGTTCTAGCCCTAGTCCTGGTTCAAGGCCTAGTCCTGGTTGTAGTCTTGGTGAATAAGGAAAGTTTGTGTTTGTTGCCAACAGCTGGACGAGGTCTTTCCCCAGACTGAATGTTTCCGGGCCCAGTCTAATTCCTGGTgctccccccctcccctccccccggAATGAAGACCCCCTTCAAGAGTCCAGAGGCCGCACGGCCCCGAGCGGACGAAGGTAAGGTGAGCGTGAGAGCGTGGTGTTTTTTGTCCCTCGTCCTCACGCCGTTTTGTCTTCCAGGACATTCCGGCGTGTCCGCCAGCatgatgaagaagaagaaccCACACAAGTGAGACACGGGAAGtgatttgtgtgtgcgtgtgtcaggTGTGTTGACAGGAAGTGTGTTTGGCAGGAAGCAGAGGTGCGTGGCGCCCGCTAGATCTTTGTCGCCGCCCCCCAAGAGGACCATGGTGGGATGCCGGATCCAGCACGTGTGGAAGGAGGGCAGTAAGTCACATGTTAGCGTTGTGCTGGCCAGGTGTTGACCAGGTGTTGACCAGGTGTTGACCAGGTGTTGACGTGCAGGCAAGTCGTCCCAGTGGAAGGGGACGGTCCTGGACCAGGTGCCGGTCAACCCGTCGCTCTACCTCATCAAGTACGACGGCTTCGACTGCATCTACGGCCTGGAGCTGCACAGCGACCAGCGCGTCCTCGGTCTGGAGGTGCTCTCGGATGCCGCAGGTGAGGAGCGCCGCCCCGGCTCGCCCCGAGTGGCGCTCACGCCGTCTCCTCTGTTTTTTGCAGCCGCGGCGAGGGTGAGCGACGCGCCGCTGGCCGACGCCATGATCGGGAAGGCGGTGGAGCACATGTTCGAGACGGAGGACGGGCCCAAGGAGGAGTGGCGCGGCATGGTCCTGGCCCGGGCGCCCATCATGACGTCGTGGTTCTACATCACCTACGAGAAGGACCCGGTGCTCTACATGTACCAGCTGCTGGACGACTACAAGGAGGGCGACCTGCGCATCATGCCCGACTCCAGTGAGTGGCGCCCGAACGTCAGCGCACGTGCCGCTAACCTGACCGCTGCTTCCTGTGCGTGCAGACGACAGCGTGGCGGCGGAACGCGAGCCCGGCGAGGTGGTGGACAGCCTGGTGGGCAAGCAGGTGGAGTACGCCAAGGAGGACGGCGGCAAGCGCTCCGGAATGGTCATCCACCAGGTGGAGGCCAAGCCCTCCGTCTACTTCATCAAGTTCGACGACGACTTCCACATCTACGTCTACGACCTGGTCAAGACCTCCTAAGGACTCCGCCTACACCCACCAGGACctttgttgttctttttagaacACTACCACTTCAACTCGTCTTAAGCCCCGCCCCTTTTGGATGACATCAACGGCCACCGTCCAATCACAGGCTGTTCTCCCGCGACAGGACGCCCTTGTcagttagctagctagcagttTCACATTCGTGATGTCATCGGTGGCACGGAGCCAATCACAGCTCTCGACTGCACATCTCCTCACCTGCATCGTTAGCTCATCAAATGTGTCATCACTCAGCGGAACAAAGGGAAAATAGTTGTCTGATGGGGCGGGGCGTACCCACAATGCTTTGTGGCACAGCGGAGGTGTAAATAGGT from Entelurus aequoreus isolate RoL-2023_Sb linkage group LG17, RoL_Eaeq_v1.1, whole genome shotgun sequence encodes the following:
- the spinb gene encoding spindlin b isoform X2; protein product: MMKKKNPHKKQRCVAPARSLSPPPKRTMVGCRIQHVWKEGSKSSQWKGTVLDQVPVNPSLYLIKYDGFDCIYGLELHSDQRVLGLEVLSDAAAAARVSDAPLADAMIGKAVEHMFETEDGPKEEWRGMVLARAPIMTSWFYITYEKDPVLYMYQLLDDYKEGDLRIMPDSNDSVAAEREPGEVVDSLVGKQVEYAKEDGGKRSGMVIHQVEAKPSVYFIKFDDDFHIYVYDLVKTS
- the spinb gene encoding spindlin b isoform X1; the encoded protein is MKTPFKSPEAARPRADEGHSGVSASMMKKKNPHKKQRCVAPARSLSPPPKRTMVGCRIQHVWKEGSKSSQWKGTVLDQVPVNPSLYLIKYDGFDCIYGLELHSDQRVLGLEVLSDAAAAARVSDAPLADAMIGKAVEHMFETEDGPKEEWRGMVLARAPIMTSWFYITYEKDPVLYMYQLLDDYKEGDLRIMPDSNDSVAAEREPGEVVDSLVGKQVEYAKEDGGKRSGMVIHQVEAKPSVYFIKFDDDFHIYVYDLVKTS